A region from the Sutcliffiella horikoshii genome encodes:
- a CDS encoding alanine/glycine:cation symporter family protein, whose amino-acid sequence MQDPIGFIVSLLWSTPMIVFCLGVGLLFTILTKFVQVRLFGDMVKQIFTGKASKAGVSSFQALSISLSGRVGTGNIAGTATAIAMGGPGAVFWMWTIAFIGAASAFVESALAQVYKSKQDGEYRGGPAYYIEKGIGWRWYGIVFASAALLAMSLLMPGLQANAIGTGLNNAFGINKQVIAITLVIVIGLIIFGGVKRIASVAQLVVPFMAVAYMLVALGIIAMNITELPAVFGLIFSSAFGFDSAFGGIIGAAIAWGVKRGIFSNEAGQGTGPHAAAAAEVSHPAKQGLVQAFSIYIDTLLVCSATAFMILFTGSFNVVDPANEGQFLVNNLGAGVEAGAEYTQAAVESVLPGFGAGFVGIALLFFAFTTIMAYYYIAETNVAYLMRGRSNKIPMFILKVVLLGATYFGVVRTTQVAWNLGDIGLGLMVWLNLIALLLLAKPALAVLKDYDEQRKQGLDPTFNPEKLGIKNAEFWTEEYKKDDEKAS is encoded by the coding sequence ATGCAAGATCCGATTGGGTTTATAGTCAGTCTTCTTTGGAGCACACCTATGATTGTTTTCTGTTTGGGAGTCGGATTGTTATTTACCATTTTGACAAAGTTTGTACAAGTAAGATTATTTGGGGATATGGTGAAGCAAATATTCACCGGTAAAGCGTCTAAAGCAGGGGTTTCTTCCTTTCAGGCATTATCCATTTCATTATCAGGACGTGTAGGAACCGGTAATATCGCTGGTACAGCAACTGCTATTGCGATGGGGGGCCCCGGAGCAGTTTTTTGGATGTGGACGATCGCATTTATAGGAGCGGCGAGTGCATTTGTTGAATCAGCGCTGGCCCAGGTATACAAATCAAAGCAAGATGGAGAATATCGCGGGGGTCCGGCTTATTACATAGAAAAAGGTATTGGCTGGAGATGGTATGGAATTGTCTTCGCATCTGCTGCCCTGTTAGCGATGAGTCTATTAATGCCAGGTTTGCAGGCTAATGCTATTGGGACAGGATTAAATAATGCTTTTGGAATTAATAAACAAGTAATTGCTATTACGTTAGTTATTGTCATCGGATTAATCATTTTTGGTGGAGTTAAACGTATTGCATCTGTTGCTCAACTTGTCGTTCCTTTCATGGCAGTAGCATATATGTTAGTAGCTCTAGGAATCATTGCTATGAATATAACAGAGTTACCGGCAGTATTCGGGTTAATTTTCTCAAGTGCTTTTGGCTTTGATTCTGCGTTTGGTGGAATTATTGGAGCAGCTATTGCATGGGGAGTTAAACGTGGTATCTTTTCCAATGAAGCGGGTCAAGGTACTGGGCCACACGCAGCAGCGGCTGCTGAGGTTTCGCATCCTGCAAAGCAAGGGTTAGTTCAAGCATTCTCTATCTATATTGATACGCTTCTTGTTTGCTCTGCCACTGCATTCATGATTCTATTCACAGGATCCTTTAATGTGGTAGATCCAGCGAACGAGGGACAGTTCCTTGTCAATAACCTTGGTGCAGGGGTAGAAGCAGGGGCTGAATATACACAGGCTGCTGTTGAGTCAGTCTTACCTGGCTTTGGTGCAGGTTTTGTAGGGATTGCTTTATTATTCTTCGCTTTTACAACAATCATGGCTTATTACTATATTGCGGAAACAAACGTAGCCTACTTGATGCGTGGACGAAGCAATAAGATTCCGATGTTCATCTTGAAGGTCGTTCTTTTAGGTGCAACTTACTTTGGGGTTGTCAGAACCACACAAGTAGCATGGAATTTAGGAGATATTGGGCTTGGTTTAATGGTTTGGCTCAACCTTATCGCATTGCTCTTATTGGCGAAACCTGCACTGGCAGTGTTAAAAGACTATGATGAGCAAAGAAAGCAAGGTCTAGATCCTACATTTAATCCTGAGAAATTAGGTATTAAAAATGCGGAGTTCTGGACAGAAGAGTATAAAAAGGATGACGAAAAAGCATCCTGA
- a CDS encoding EAL domain-containing protein → MHCTDCGVPDNISRSGILYIKREQMQEELNYQSLEELEQLLQKKILNYNDRSEVLVKTSSQLGFYEPNQLLDLVKNHYLLELISSNSFTTHFQPIINLQKNNEIFAYECLLRPHWKGQSVPPFKLFEFARETNLHNYLDQKARESSIVSGSRQHVPSHVKLFINFLPSSIYNPEYCLQHTFKIVRENDILPDQLVFEVVESEKIHDIDHLESIFKTYKKSGMQVALDDVGAGYSTLEVLEKLQPDFVKIDRDYISHCDTTLEKQLFLKSVINVATKLNIKVLAEGIERIEELQFCRDIGIHYGQGYFIGKPSPEIMVPVMSV, encoded by the coding sequence TTGCACTGTACGGATTGTGGGGTACCTGACAATATAAGCCGCTCAGGGATACTTTATATAAAAAGAGAGCAAATGCAAGAGGAACTTAATTATCAATCACTTGAAGAATTAGAGCAGCTCCTTCAAAAGAAAATACTTAACTATAATGATCGCTCAGAAGTTTTGGTGAAAACATCATCCCAATTAGGCTTTTATGAACCAAATCAATTGTTGGACTTGGTGAAAAATCATTATCTATTAGAATTGATATCATCCAATTCTTTCACCACCCATTTTCAACCAATCATAAATTTGCAGAAAAACAATGAAATTTTCGCCTATGAGTGTTTGTTACGCCCTCACTGGAAGGGGCAGTCTGTTCCACCTTTTAAACTATTTGAATTCGCCCGTGAAACGAATTTACATAACTATTTAGATCAGAAGGCTCGGGAAAGCTCTATTGTTTCCGGCAGCAGGCAACATGTTCCTTCTCATGTAAAGCTATTTATCAATTTTTTGCCATCATCCATTTACAACCCTGAGTATTGTCTGCAGCATACATTTAAAATTGTTCGTGAAAATGACATCTTACCCGATCAGCTCGTTTTTGAAGTGGTAGAATCAGAAAAAATTCACGATATCGATCACCTTGAATCTATTTTCAAAACATACAAGAAATCGGGTATGCAAGTGGCACTTGATGATGTCGGAGCAGGTTATTCCACCTTAGAAGTCCTCGAAAAACTGCAACCCGACTTTGTCAAAATAGATCGTGACTATATATCTCATTGTGACACCACATTAGAAAAGCAACTTTTCTTAAAAAGTGTCATAAATGTCGCCACCAAGCTAAACATAAAAGTGCTTGCAGAAGGAATAGAACGAATAGAAGAACTTCAATTTTGCCGAGACATCGGAATACATTATGGACAAGGCTACTTTATAGGAAAACCGAGTCCGGAAATTATGGTACCGGTCATGTCAGTCTAG
- a CDS encoding ATP-binding protein, whose translation MLAEKLLLHVLIILAPVLIYYVVSENKRFGQSPYFIGILQGLSASLCLLFAFYDYGLYWDLRYIPLVLAILYGGPKAGLIVLAAILGTRTYLGGDALAFGYISGLVAAAIPFLMLRRFNKIQTKKKRIGFAVLVGLWPNFVMLAILIAYLVSSTAANEGPNLLLYILLFGLIQVVGVGFASTLHEAVLERELMKQEIRRAEKLNTLGELAASIAHEVRNPLTVVKGFLQLMHREDKGKNYQYIGLILSELARAESIINDYLNFAKPEFKKIEKVDLGELLNDVRMLLHPLAVKEGIHLESFLEKNVFMETDKNQFKQALVNILKNAIEATPQDGRVYIKLFSNTSGIQILIKDTGKGMSKEQVSRIGTLFYTTKDKGTGLGTTVSMRIIDTMNGKVVYSSELGKGTEVKISFPPVRQEEQVRKESFVG comes from the coding sequence ATGTTGGCGGAAAAACTACTTTTACATGTATTGATTATTTTAGCACCGGTGCTGATTTATTATGTTGTTTCCGAAAATAAGAGGTTTGGTCAATCACCATATTTTATTGGAATCCTGCAGGGGCTTTCTGCGAGTCTTTGTTTACTGTTTGCATTCTATGATTATGGTCTATATTGGGACTTGCGATACATACCTTTAGTACTTGCCATCCTTTATGGCGGACCAAAGGCCGGGTTAATTGTGCTCGCTGCCATTCTTGGAACAAGAACCTATCTTGGTGGCGATGCTTTGGCATTTGGCTACATAAGTGGACTCGTTGCAGCAGCCATTCCGTTCTTAATGCTAAGGCGGTTTAACAAAATTCAAACAAAGAAAAAGAGGATTGGCTTTGCTGTGCTTGTAGGCTTATGGCCAAACTTTGTCATGCTGGCAATCTTAATCGCTTATCTCGTCAGTTCCACAGCTGCAAATGAAGGACCAAATCTACTATTATACATCTTGCTGTTTGGATTGATTCAAGTAGTAGGTGTCGGTTTCGCCTCGACTTTACATGAAGCGGTCCTTGAACGAGAATTGATGAAACAGGAAATCAGGCGTGCGGAAAAGCTAAATACATTAGGTGAACTTGCAGCGTCTATTGCTCATGAAGTAAGAAACCCGTTAACGGTTGTAAAAGGGTTTCTTCAGCTCATGCACAGGGAAGACAAGGGGAAGAATTATCAATATATTGGGCTCATTTTAAGTGAACTGGCAAGAGCAGAGTCCATCATTAATGATTATCTCAATTTCGCAAAACCCGAGTTCAAAAAAATTGAAAAAGTGGATCTCGGTGAATTATTGAATGATGTGAGAATGCTTTTACATCCATTAGCAGTAAAGGAAGGCATTCATCTTGAAAGTTTCCTTGAGAAGAATGTTTTTATGGAAACGGATAAAAATCAATTTAAACAAGCTCTTGTTAACATTTTAAAAAACGCCATTGAAGCAACTCCTCAAGATGGCCGAGTATACATTAAGCTTTTTTCCAACACTTCAGGCATCCAAATCCTCATCAAAGATACAGGTAAAGGGATGAGCAAAGAGCAAGTGTCACGCATCGGAACCTTATTTTATACAACAAAAGATAAGGGGACAGGTCTTGGTACCACTGTTTCAATGAGGATTATCGATACAATGAACGGAAAGGTCGTGTACTCGAGTGAACTTGGGAAAGGGACTGAGGTGAAGATTTCTTTTCCGCCTGTGAGGCAAGAGGAACAGGTGAGGAAGGAATCTTTTGTAGGGTAA
- a CDS encoding FAD-dependent oxidoreductase: MDQTNFNELPKGPEAYWRDSAPLPSFPTLKENIKTDVCIVGGGITGITTAYQLAQEGLKVILIDADQILNGTTGHTTAKVTAQHGLIYDEFLQHLGQEKAKLYYQANQEGLHFIRDLVDLKRIQCDFSEQNAYIYSQTEQDDQKVVKEFEAYQKLGIDGDLTYEIPFAIETKSVVVMKNQAQFHPLQYLKVLVNGIVEKGGEIFEHTVATDVEESRGLSVVTKSGAKIECDYIVAGSHFPFYDGNGFFFTRMYAERSYILAAKTEKELPEGMYYSAGQPSRSLRYVTINGEKVALIGGDGHRTGQGKDTLKHYEALKSFGEEVPGIKEILYRWSAQDLYTLDKVPYIGRITSGHPNILIASGYRKWGMTNGTAAALLLQDMILGRNNAYEDLFSPSRFVADPSLKKFISTNMNVAGHLIEGKLDRPSKKPEDLGLDEGGTVMINGRRAGAYKDDKGEVFCVDTTCTHLGCEVEWNHGDRSWDCPCHGSRFSIHGDVLEGPADKPLEKL, encoded by the coding sequence ATGGATCAAACAAATTTTAACGAACTTCCAAAAGGACCTGAAGCCTATTGGCGGGACTCTGCACCACTTCCCTCTTTTCCTACATTAAAGGAAAATATAAAAACAGATGTATGTATAGTAGGTGGCGGTATCACCGGAATAACGACTGCCTATCAACTTGCTCAAGAAGGACTTAAGGTCATTCTCATTGATGCTGATCAAATTCTAAATGGCACAACAGGCCACACAACAGCCAAAGTGACCGCTCAACACGGTCTGATTTACGATGAGTTTCTTCAGCATTTAGGACAGGAAAAGGCAAAACTCTATTACCAAGCAAACCAGGAAGGGCTTCACTTCATCCGAGACCTTGTGGATCTAAAACGAATTCAATGTGATTTTAGTGAACAGAATGCCTATATTTATTCTCAAACAGAACAGGATGACCAAAAGGTAGTGAAAGAATTCGAGGCCTATCAGAAACTGGGAATCGATGGCGATTTAACTTATGAAATTCCTTTTGCAATTGAGACTAAATCTGTTGTCGTCATGAAAAATCAGGCACAATTTCACCCTCTTCAATATTTGAAGGTATTAGTTAATGGCATTGTTGAAAAAGGCGGAGAAATTTTTGAACACACAGTTGCAACAGATGTAGAAGAGTCACGTGGTTTATCTGTAGTGACGAAAAGTGGAGCAAAGATTGAATGTGATTATATTGTTGCAGGCTCACATTTTCCATTCTACGATGGCAATGGTTTCTTTTTCACGAGAATGTATGCGGAGCGTTCTTATATTCTGGCTGCAAAAACGGAAAAAGAACTACCAGAAGGCATGTATTACAGCGCAGGCCAGCCTTCCAGGTCTTTGCGTTATGTGACGATTAACGGTGAGAAAGTTGCCTTGATTGGAGGAGACGGCCACCGGACAGGTCAAGGAAAAGATACCTTGAAACACTACGAAGCGTTAAAAAGTTTTGGTGAAGAAGTGCCTGGGATTAAGGAGATTCTGTATCGTTGGTCTGCTCAAGACTTATATACGTTAGACAAGGTCCCTTATATTGGCCGCATTACATCGGGGCATCCGAATATTTTAATTGCTTCAGGCTACCGCAAGTGGGGGATGACGAACGGAACAGCAGCCGCACTTCTCCTACAAGACATGATTCTTGGCAGGAATAACGCGTATGAAGACCTGTTCTCCCCTTCCCGCTTTGTTGCAGATCCTAGCTTAAAAAAATTCATCAGCACCAACATGAATGTTGCCGGGCACCTCATTGAAGGAAAGCTTGATCGTCCTTCCAAAAAGCCTGAAGACCTTGGTCTGGATGAAGGTGGAACCGTTATGATCAACGGTCGACGTGCAGGAGCCTACAAAGACGACAAAGGAGAAGTATTCTGCGTGGATACGACTTGTACGCATCTTGGTTGTGAAGTCGAATGGAACCATGGTGATCGAAGCTGGGATTGCCCATGCCACGGCTCCCGATTCTCCATTCACGGCGACGTACTGGAAGGGCCGGCTGATAAACCGCTGGAGAAGTTGTAA
- a CDS encoding DEAD/DEAH box helicase, whose product MSTTFINTLQPFIQQLWEKSEFVAATPVQEQAIPVILDGKDVLVESPTGTGKTLAYLLPIIERVDLSKQHPQALIVAPSKELAMQIFEQIQKWTEGSEISGASFIGGANVKRQLEKLKKKPHILVGTPGRLQELIQMKKIKMHEVKTIVMDEADQLFVPEHKKTIENIIKSSMQQERQLLLFSATLKEETEKQAVNLLKEPLVIKVTKEDLPPARVEHLYAVVDQRDKANVLANLLREPGIKALAFVRDIGNLAVLTEKLLYKQLNVGFLHSESSKQERENAMKNFRKDEYPVLLATDVAARGLDIKELSHVIHYDLPEEVESYVHRSGRTGRQGAEGTVISIVSEREERRLKQFARELGLKLEKRVVFGGKLVGEDELKSSKPGSGGGRGKAKPKKPGVKKQAKKK is encoded by the coding sequence ATGTCTACAACTTTTATAAATACATTACAACCTTTTATACAACAGCTTTGGGAAAAAAGTGAATTTGTCGCTGCAACCCCCGTTCAGGAACAGGCAATTCCGGTTATTTTAGACGGAAAGGATGTTCTTGTTGAATCGCCGACAGGGACTGGGAAAACGTTAGCGTACCTTTTGCCGATCATTGAACGCGTTGATCTGTCTAAACAGCACCCACAAGCACTCATTGTGGCTCCGTCCAAGGAACTTGCTATGCAGATTTTTGAACAGATCCAGAAATGGACAGAAGGCAGCGAAATTAGCGGTGCATCTTTCATTGGTGGAGCGAATGTGAAACGCCAACTAGAAAAGCTGAAAAAGAAACCGCATATTTTGGTAGGAACACCTGGCCGACTTCAAGAGTTAATACAGATGAAAAAAATTAAAATGCATGAAGTGAAGACGATTGTTATGGATGAAGCAGATCAGCTATTTGTCCCAGAACATAAAAAAACCATAGAAAACATCATTAAATCCTCCATGCAGCAGGAAAGACAGCTTCTATTGTTCTCCGCTACTTTGAAGGAGGAAACGGAGAAACAGGCAGTTAATTTGCTGAAGGAGCCTTTAGTTATTAAGGTCACCAAAGAAGACTTGCCGCCAGCACGTGTGGAGCATTTATACGCAGTGGTCGATCAGCGAGATAAAGCGAATGTCCTGGCTAATTTGCTTCGTGAGCCTGGAATCAAAGCATTGGCATTTGTGCGTGATATTGGAAACCTTGCCGTATTAACGGAAAAACTTTTATATAAACAGTTAAATGTCGGGTTTCTGCATTCCGAATCCTCCAAACAGGAACGCGAGAATGCCATGAAAAACTTCAGAAAAGATGAGTACCCTGTCCTTCTTGCAACAGATGTGGCAGCACGGGGACTGGATATTAAAGAGCTCAGTCATGTGATCCATTACGACTTGCCTGAAGAAGTGGAAAGTTATGTGCACCGTTCCGGAAGAACAGGCCGCCAAGGGGCAGAAGGGACTGTCATTTCCATTGTAAGTGAACGTGAAGAACGAAGACTGAAGCAGTTCGCGCGTGAACTTGGCTTGAAACTGGAGAAGAGAGTTGTGTTCGGCGGGAAGCTTGTTGGTGAAGACGAGCTGAAGTCTAGCAAGCCTGGTTCTGGTGGAGGACGCGGTAAAGCTAAACCGAAGAAGCCTGGTGTTAAGAAGCAAGCTAAGAAAAAATAA
- a CDS encoding cytochrome P450, whose protein sequence is MESVLKDARFIKEIRNLVPEENMPPIPQSLLPVVMLNRNMMLFRDAPNHTRLRGLVNKAFTPRMTERLRPTIVEMANYLLDARKGKAEHELIRDFAYSLPVMVITELIGVPKEDRERFRVWSDSFVTFIDFNTTQADLEAVAPSLEEADKYMRKLIAAKRVNPGEDLLSGLISVSDSGDKLNENELVATCLLLLIAGHETTVNLITNGYRLLLKHRDEMKKLIDDPSLIGNAVEEILRYDPPVLLTSRWVGENMELGGQQLKKAQTAIIALAAANRDPNIHESPDVFNVTRENVKHLSFASGPHFCLGAPLARLEAVIALEVLLKRVHDVELLEEPIRRNNIVFRGFEALKFSGVVE, encoded by the coding sequence GTGGAGTCCGTTTTAAAAGATGCTAGATTTATAAAAGAAATAAGAAACTTGGTGCCCGAGGAGAATATGCCTCCTATCCCACAATCATTACTGCCAGTGGTGATGCTGAATCGAAACATGATGCTTTTCCGTGATGCGCCAAATCATACCAGGCTCCGCGGGCTTGTCAATAAAGCGTTCACTCCGAGGATGACCGAGCGCCTGCGTCCTACTATTGTGGAAATGGCGAACTATCTGTTAGATGCAAGAAAAGGTAAGGCGGAGCATGAACTCATTCGAGACTTTGCTTATTCCCTACCAGTCATGGTCATAACAGAGTTAATTGGAGTGCCAAAAGAGGACAGAGAACGATTCCGCGTCTGGTCGGATTCATTTGTAACATTCATTGATTTTAATACGACACAAGCAGATTTAGAAGCGGTTGCTCCTTCCCTAGAGGAGGCGGACAAGTACATGCGTAAACTCATTGCGGCAAAACGAGTGAACCCAGGAGAGGATTTATTGAGCGGACTCATTTCGGTATCTGACTCCGGAGACAAGTTAAACGAAAACGAACTTGTGGCGACTTGTTTATTGCTTTTAATCGCCGGCCATGAGACAACCGTGAATCTGATTACCAACGGCTATCGCCTGTTGCTTAAGCACCGGGATGAAATGAAAAAGCTTATTGATGATCCTTCCCTGATTGGAAATGCGGTGGAAGAAATCTTGCGTTACGACCCACCAGTTCTGCTAACCTCAAGATGGGTGGGCGAAAATATGGAGCTTGGCGGACAACAACTTAAAAAGGCCCAAACAGCCATTATCGCTCTAGCTGCAGCCAACCGAGATCCTAATATTCATGAGTCACCTGATGTCTTTAATGTAACTAGAGAAAATGTGAAGCACCTTTCCTTCGCATCAGGACCTCATTTTTGCTTAGGAGCCCCCCTTGCAAGACTTGAAGCCGTTATAGCATTGGAGGTACTTCTCAAACGCGTACATGATGTAGAATTACTAGAAGAGCCTATTAGGAGAAATAATATTGTGTTTCGCGGGTTTGAGGCGTTGAAGTTTAGCGGGGTAGTGGAGTAG
- a CDS encoding FxLYD domain-containing protein — protein MFCHKCGRKVTSDANFCFNCGANLKDDVEHSEDEWLEGRGKSKKKRFTYMPFLPPIVSLVLIAGTIGWYYNHEQSVNAEVLAIKKEAEDLALQGEYDMAKEELAGAMELRPSYHVLRNNLEVVKIAEEVNGELEEVREQIKTKKFEDAEKNLTRLREKITRLDGPLIQPLKEDVSEKDVMIKVGKINNELDQLKTVDELSRKLAVISSIPSEEGKAVKEQILNRIVQLTVEDAEEKMEQKQFTNAMTLADRGLQYAVNDKRLLSLKEKIEQSRQEFEQAEFERIEKAMEAAAKEDLKNKNAALEIVDFKAEEDEVGGMTVTGEVKNIVSATVSSITVYYNILSKDKNVLDTGFTTVYPFKLEPGKKGKFEDYYYGVFEDVTVEIENITWVVEE, from the coding sequence ATGTTTTGTCACAAATGTGGTAGGAAAGTGACATCTGATGCGAATTTTTGCTTTAATTGTGGAGCGAATTTGAAGGATGATGTGGAGCATAGTGAAGACGAATGGTTGGAAGGTAGAGGCAAAAGTAAGAAAAAGCGTTTTACATATATGCCATTTTTACCTCCCATTGTTAGTCTAGTATTGATAGCAGGAACCATTGGATGGTATTACAATCATGAGCAAAGTGTCAATGCAGAAGTGCTGGCTATTAAAAAGGAAGCAGAAGACTTGGCCCTTCAAGGAGAATATGACATGGCAAAGGAAGAATTGGCCGGTGCCATGGAATTGAGACCATCTTATCATGTGTTGAGAAACAATCTTGAAGTGGTGAAAATTGCAGAAGAGGTTAACGGGGAGTTAGAGGAAGTAAGGGAGCAGATCAAAACGAAGAAGTTTGAAGATGCCGAAAAAAATCTAACAAGGCTCCGTGAGAAAATTACGAGGTTAGATGGACCTTTGATACAACCTTTGAAAGAAGATGTGTCCGAAAAGGATGTCATGATTAAGGTCGGAAAAATAAATAATGAGTTAGATCAGCTAAAAACGGTGGATGAACTTTCAAGAAAGCTTGCCGTCATTTCTTCCATCCCTTCAGAAGAGGGGAAGGCGGTAAAAGAGCAAATCTTAAATCGCATCGTGCAGCTTACTGTGGAGGATGCAGAAGAGAAAATGGAGCAAAAGCAGTTTACCAATGCGATGACCCTAGCAGACAGAGGGCTACAATATGCCGTGAATGATAAACGACTCCTGTCTTTAAAAGAAAAAATTGAGCAGTCCCGTCAAGAATTTGAACAGGCGGAGTTTGAAAGAATAGAAAAGGCCATGGAAGCGGCGGCGAAAGAAGATTTGAAAAATAAAAACGCAGCCCTGGAAATCGTCGACTTTAAGGCAGAAGAGGATGAAGTCGGAGGCATGACCGTCACTGGTGAAGTGAAGAATATCGTGTCGGCAACTGTATCCTCCATTACTGTCTACTATAATATTTTAAGCAAAGATAAGAATGTATTAGATACCGGTTTTACCACCGTCTACCCATTCAAATTGGAGCCAGGTAAAAAAGGAAAGTTTGAAGACTATTATTATGGTGTATTTGAAGATGTGACAGTGGAGATAGAAAACATCACATGGGTTGTGGAAGAGTAA
- a CDS encoding S1C family serine protease, protein MNVRWFISIIMTIILISGGLLGYFHIKNTVPAQLTAPSKLYLESEVVEKENVPQALKEIIFESQKLVVKIELPDGSFGSGFLYNDKGDVITNAHVVANAKDVKVTSADSKELTGEVIGISIDTDIAVVRVPELEGTQPFKLAKTRKAELGDDVIALGSPLGLQNTVTTGIISGVGREFEIDSFKYEDVFQISAPIAPGNSGGPLIDTKTGEVVGINSATMDQGVIGFSIPLVNVMPMIESWSESPMESLPRIGANTTGNSAGETSTNVDIAEYLVNYFYESINYRDYVTAYSLLGSSWQSKTAYEDFRAGYLDYLTIEVDDLLTKQNGNNVEVITVITAQERSEKGVSYKKFKVTFELGLENDQMKILSEKRESME, encoded by the coding sequence ATGAATGTAAGATGGTTCATAAGTATCATCATGACGATTATACTAATTAGTGGGGGGCTTCTTGGTTATTTTCATATAAAAAATACGGTCCCTGCTCAACTGACAGCTCCATCCAAGTTGTATCTGGAGTCTGAAGTAGTAGAAAAAGAGAATGTTCCCCAAGCTTTGAAAGAAATTATATTTGAATCTCAAAAGCTGGTTGTGAAAATTGAATTACCGGACGGATCGTTTGGATCTGGTTTTCTTTACAACGACAAAGGCGATGTCATTACAAATGCCCATGTTGTAGCGAATGCGAAAGACGTGAAAGTAACTTCTGCGGATTCTAAGGAACTGACAGGGGAAGTAATCGGCATCAGCATTGATACGGATATTGCTGTAGTGCGGGTGCCTGAACTTGAAGGCACACAACCTTTCAAACTAGCTAAAACTAGAAAAGCAGAACTGGGTGATGATGTGATTGCCTTGGGAAGTCCTTTAGGTCTTCAAAATACAGTCACTACAGGGATTATTAGTGGTGTAGGACGTGAGTTTGAAATCGATTCATTTAAGTATGAGGATGTTTTCCAAATCTCCGCACCGATTGCACCAGGTAATAGCGGCGGTCCCCTTATTGATACAAAAACAGGGGAAGTGGTGGGGATCAATTCCGCAACCATGGATCAAGGAGTGATTGGCTTCAGTATTCCCTTAGTCAATGTCATGCCGATGATAGAAAGCTGGTCAGAATCTCCAATGGAATCACTGCCAAGGATTGGGGCTAACACAACCGGCAACAGTGCAGGCGAAACTTCAACAAATGTCGATATCGCAGAATATCTCGTCAACTATTTTTATGAAAGCATCAATTATCGCGATTATGTGACGGCCTACTCCTTATTGGGTAGCAGCTGGCAATCTAAAACGGCATATGAGGATTTTCGTGCAGGGTATTTGGATTACTTAACAATCGAGGTAGATGATTTGCTTACGAAGCAGAATGGCAATAACGTGGAAGTCATCACTGTCATTACTGCGCAGGAGCGTTCGGAAAAAGGAGTATCTTACAAGAAATTCAAAGTTACCTTTGAACTGGGGCTTGAGAATGATCAAATGAAGATTCTCTCAGAGAAGCGGGAGAGTATGGAATAA
- a CDS encoding C40 family peptidase has product MSLQKAKRIIKSGKEFLGTPYVFGAESGRTDRFDCSSFVQYVYGAHGIILPRTSRQQYLIGKSVPLTSVRRGDLLFFTTPKRARYKGIHKIGHVAIFIGNNSILHTSRVEKKVAIASLEPYWRKKLIGVRRVVDTL; this is encoded by the coding sequence ATGTCCCTGCAAAAGGCAAAGCGTATTATTAAAAGCGGCAAGGAATTCCTTGGTACACCATATGTTTTTGGTGCCGAGTCCGGGCGGACAGACAGGTTCGATTGCAGTTCCTTTGTTCAATATGTATATGGTGCGCATGGCATTATTTTGCCAAGAACTTCTCGGCAACAGTATCTTATAGGTAAATCTGTTCCACTCACATCTGTAAGACGCGGGGATCTTCTCTTCTTCACCACACCCAAGCGTGCTAGATATAAAGGCATTCACAAAATTGGCCATGTCGCCATTTTCATTGGGAATAATTCCATCTTACACACATCCCGGGTGGAAAAGAAAGTGGCAATCGCCTCTTTAGAACCATATTGGCGGAAGAAACTGATAGGCGTAAGACGTGTTGTAGATACTCTCTAA